A part of Lacibacter sp. H407 genomic DNA contains:
- a CDS encoding RNA polymerase sigma factor, with amino-acid sequence MLTKEELVNCIEGCRHNKRIYQNKIYVAFYDYAMSICFKYSNDKEDAVEIINDGFLKIFREIYNYKPLSEDIAFGFTSWLRRIMINTAIDHYRKNKNNAIFKDLNDEHTNVTVGEEKDMLANLSYNELIKIVQELSPAYRIVFNLYAIEGMTHKEVGKQLNITEGTSKSNFAKARAFLQNKLLQKSTKKEINAW; translated from the coding sequence GTGCTGACAAAAGAGGAATTAGTTAATTGCATAGAAGGATGCAGGCATAATAAGCGTATATATCAAAACAAGATATATGTTGCTTTTTATGACTATGCTATGTCTATATGTTTCAAATACAGCAACGACAAGGAAGACGCAGTGGAAATCATCAACGACGGGTTTTTAAAGATCTTCAGGGAAATATACAATTACAAACCTCTTTCAGAAGATATTGCTTTTGGCTTCACATCGTGGTTGAGGCGTATCATGATCAATACCGCAATAGACCATTACAGGAAGAATAAGAATAACGCCATTTTCAAAGACTTGAATGATGAGCATACGAATGTAACTGTTGGCGAAGAGAAAGATATGCTGGCGAATCTCTCCTACAATGAATTGATCAAAATTGTTCAGGAACTAAGTCCTGCTTACCGCATCGTTTTTAACCTGTATGCCATTGAAGGAATGACCCATAAAGAAGTGGGTAAGCAGTTGAACATAACTGAAGGAACATCTAAATCAAATTTTGCAAAGGCAAGAGCTTTTTTACAGAATAAGCTCCTGCAAAAATCCACTAAAAAAGAAATAAATGCCTGGTGA
- a CDS encoding OB-fold protein has translation MLQKLSVNHFIYVTQSAFGMKKRSLIVFILFAVLIGAAILFIYTKWNKAPESIENAEAVRINAADLFREFSENEQQATQTYNGKVLEITGIVSSIAMNQEGKTIVQLQTNDPLFGINCTMEKESSIKEGQNVIIKGVCSGFTTDVILIRCYLINKTT, from the coding sequence TTGCTTCAAAAATTATCCGTTAACCATTTTATATATGTAACTCAATCGGCTTTTGGTATGAAAAAACGATCGCTCATAGTCTTTATTCTATTTGCAGTATTGATTGGCGCAGCAATACTCTTTATCTATACGAAATGGAATAAAGCTCCAGAAAGCATTGAAAACGCTGAGGCTGTTCGTATAAATGCAGCTGATCTTTTCCGTGAGTTTTCAGAAAATGAACAGCAGGCAACACAAACCTACAATGGCAAAGTGCTTGAAATAACCGGCATCGTCAGCTCAATTGCAATGAACCAGGAAGGAAAAACGATTGTGCAGTTGCAAACCAATGATCCCTTATTTGGCATTAACTGCACCATGGAAAAAGAGTCAAGTATAAAAGAGGGCCAGAACGTTATAATAAAAGGCGTTTGTAGTGGCTTTACAACTGATGTTATTCTTATACGCTGTTACCTTATTAATAAAACAACATGA